The following proteins are co-located in the Bradyrhizobium sp. AZCC 2176 genome:
- a CDS encoding haloacid dehalogenase type II has protein sequence MTIKAIVFDAYGTLYDIQSVADVTEDAFPGYGEIITQVWRIKQLEYTWLRSLMRHYRDFSEVTRDSLAYTLGSLGLQYDDDAFARIIDKYLHLELYPDALATLSAVKDRKLAILSNGSPDMLDALVRNSGLDRVLDAVISVDAKKIFKPSPEAYMLIEEVLHVPPAEVLFISANPWDACGAKAFGLNVAWIERVTPEAMALACLESETLPPLTMFWALRTQMDELGVAPDHRIHSLAELPALVSAQRS, from the coding sequence GTGACCATCAAAGCAATTGTCTTCGACGCCTATGGCACGCTTTACGACATTCAGTCGGTGGCCGATGTCACCGAGGACGCGTTCCCCGGCTACGGCGAAATCATCACCCAGGTCTGGCGCATCAAGCAACTCGAATACACCTGGCTGCGCTCGCTGATGCGGCACTATCGGGATTTCTCCGAAGTGACGCGCGACTCGCTGGCGTACACGCTTGGCAGCCTCGGGCTGCAATATGACGACGATGCTTTCGCGCGCATCATCGACAAATATCTGCATCTCGAACTCTATCCGGATGCGCTGGCGACGCTTTCGGCGGTGAAAGATCGGAAACTCGCGATCCTGTCCAACGGCAGCCCTGACATGCTGGACGCCCTGGTGCGCAACAGCGGGCTCGACCGCGTGCTCGATGCGGTCATCAGCGTCGATGCCAAAAAGATTTTCAAGCCCAGCCCCGAAGCCTACATGCTGATCGAGGAGGTGCTGCACGTGCCGCCCGCCGAAGTGCTATTTATATCAGCCAATCCGTGGGACGCCTGCGGCGCCAAGGCGTTCGGGCTCAACGTCGCCTGGATCGAGCGGGTGACACCGGAAGCGATGGCGCTGGCCTGCCTCGAAAGCGAGACGCTGCCGCCATTGACGATGTTTTGGGCGTTGCGCACCCAGATGGATGAACTTGGCGTCGCGCCCGATCACCGCATCCACAGTCTCGCCGAGCTTCCCGCCCTGGTGTCTGCCCAAAGGTCCTGA
- a CDS encoding tetratricopeptide repeat protein, whose product MTAVPVTAFAQSNIQVVPPPKAEKKLPEAPSKLPKVGADRTRGLDFLFGALKAAPDEASAKHVEARIWALWMQTPSDTAALLMLRAKAAMDAQKVDVALKLLDAVIKLRPDYVEAWNRRATLHYLKNDYTHSLEDIRQVLIREPRHFGALAGLGMIMQEIGDEKRALEAFRKALAVNPHLEKVPELVKTLTEKVEGRDI is encoded by the coding sequence ATGACAGCCGTGCCGGTGACCGCTTTTGCCCAAAGCAACATCCAGGTCGTTCCGCCGCCGAAAGCCGAAAAGAAATTGCCGGAAGCGCCGAGCAAGCTTCCCAAGGTCGGGGCCGATCGTACCCGCGGGCTGGATTTCCTGTTCGGCGCGCTGAAGGCCGCCCCCGACGAAGCCAGCGCCAAGCATGTCGAGGCGCGGATCTGGGCGCTGTGGATGCAGACCCCGAGCGACACGGCTGCGCTGTTGATGCTGCGCGCCAAGGCCGCCATGGATGCACAGAAGGTCGACGTCGCGCTGAAACTGCTCGATGCCGTCATCAAGCTGCGTCCCGACTATGTCGAGGCATGGAACCGGCGCGCGACGCTGCACTACCTGAAGAACGACTACACCCACTCGCTGGAGGACATCCGGCAGGTGCTGATCCGCGAGCCCCGGCACTTCGGTGCGCTGGCCGGGCTCGGCATGATCATGCAGGAAATCGGCGACGAAAAGCGGGCGCTCGAGGCGTTCCGCAAGGCACTTGCCGTCAATCCGCATCTCGAGAAGGTGCCGGAACTGGTCAAGACGCTGACGGAAAAGGTCGAAGGCCGCGATATCTGA
- the ykgO gene encoding type B 50S ribosomal protein L36 has protein sequence MKVRNSLKSLRGRHRNNRLVRRKGRVYVINKVQRRFKARQG, from the coding sequence ATGAAGGTCCGTAACTCATTGAAATCGCTGCGTGGTCGCCACCGCAACAATCGTCTGGTCCGCCGCAAGGGCCGGGTTTACGTGATCAACAAGGTGCAGCGCCGCTTCAAGGCCCGCCAGGGTTAA
- a CDS encoding dienelactone hydrolase family protein, which translates to MARSQSGGTTVELETPLASSHPLQGYLRRPLGTGPSPAVILLHGCNGNWRHIDERWGKRIASWSYATLSVDSFGPRGVKNCRDSASKDFNFDAYRALKFLAQHPSIDPARIAAVGFSRGGLSVLAAVERGAIEQGSADKFHAAVAFYPPCAGLKGDLTVPTLILIGERDDLNSAEECRNMVAGRDGWGISRRKDRDIPIKLVVYPDAYHAFDAPSLKTPMETSGHHFEFNQSAADQAAVALHEFLDATIGYKE; encoded by the coding sequence ATGGCTCGATCTCAGTCCGGCGGCACCACCGTTGAACTCGAAACGCCGCTGGCGAGTTCGCATCCACTGCAGGGGTATCTGAGACGTCCGCTCGGCACGGGTCCCTCGCCTGCAGTCATCCTGCTGCATGGCTGCAACGGAAACTGGCGGCACATCGACGAACGTTGGGGCAAGCGGATCGCGTCCTGGAGCTATGCAACGCTCTCGGTCGATAGCTTTGGTCCGCGGGGCGTCAAAAACTGCCGCGACAGCGCTTCCAAGGATTTCAACTTCGACGCCTACCGGGCCCTGAAATTTCTGGCGCAGCATCCGTCGATCGATCCCGCGCGCATTGCCGCCGTCGGATTCTCGCGGGGCGGCCTGTCGGTTCTCGCCGCAGTCGAACGCGGCGCGATCGAGCAAGGCTCGGCGGACAAATTCCACGCCGCGGTTGCGTTCTACCCGCCTTGCGCAGGATTGAAGGGCGACCTGACCGTCCCCACGCTGATCCTGATCGGCGAACGCGACGATTTGAATTCGGCGGAAGAGTGCCGCAACATGGTGGCCGGACGCGACGGCTGGGGGATATCGCGCCGGAAGGACCGCGACATTCCGATCAAACTCGTCGTGTATCCCGACGCCTATCACGCATTCGACGCGCCGAGCCTGAAGACCCCGATGGAAACCTCGGGTCATCATTTCGAATTCAACCAATCGGCGGCGGATCAAGCGGCCGTGGCGCTGCATGAGTTTCTCGACGCGACGATCGGCTACAAAGAGTAG
- a CDS encoding MaoC family dehydratase, with product MTTTFDNLSAGDVIDGPKFAVSRESIRLFCDASLDYNPLHLDDDYMKGNFGKTNFGGIIMHGMNNFGLISRMITDWACPAGAVHRRLETRWVKPVRPGDTIQPTGIIKAKQTTKKSRWVLIDVVVKNQLAEKVATGEALVEFPRDLFCQ from the coding sequence ATGACGACCACGTTCGACAATCTCTCCGCCGGTGACGTCATCGACGGCCCGAAATTCGCGGTCTCACGCGAATCTATCCGCCTGTTCTGCGATGCCTCGCTCGACTACAACCCGCTGCATCTCGACGACGACTATATGAAGGGCAATTTCGGCAAGACCAATTTCGGCGGCATCATCATGCACGGCATGAACAATTTCGGGTTGATCTCCCGAATGATCACCGATTGGGCCTGCCCCGCCGGCGCGGTCCACCGGCGGTTGGAGACGCGGTGGGTCAAGCCGGTCCGGCCCGGCGATACCATCCAGCCCACAGGGATCATCAAAGCCAAGCAGACGACTAAAAAATCCCGCTGGGTTTTGATCGATGTGGTGGTGAAGAACCAGCTTGCGGAAAAGGTCGCGACCGGCGAGGCCCTGGTCGAATTCCCGCGCGACCTGTTTTGCCAGTGA
- a CDS encoding MaoC family dehydratase yields MAQAEAFETDFWKDANLRKVWDDIVPGEPRKTIPYTLTKEAIELYCKSVGEDHPIYFDEAYAKTTRYGGLIAPPSIHILLMFSCTPADDWMRSPGTVNAGQSWSYNIPARPNDVITLQARALDKFIKRERLFVVHDNVFFNQKGEVICSGRGWTIRPM; encoded by the coding sequence ATGGCGCAGGCCGAGGCTTTCGAAACCGATTTCTGGAAAGACGCCAATCTGCGCAAGGTCTGGGACGACATCGTCCCCGGCGAGCCGCGCAAGACCATCCCGTACACGCTGACGAAAGAGGCGATCGAACTGTACTGCAAATCGGTCGGCGAGGATCACCCGATCTATTTCGATGAAGCCTATGCCAAGACCACCCGCTATGGCGGGCTGATCGCGCCGCCCTCGATCCACATCCTCCTGATGTTCTCCTGCACGCCGGCCGACGACTGGATGCGCTCGCCCGGCACCGTCAATGCCGGACAGTCCTGGAGCTACAACATTCCGGCGCGGCCCAACGACGTCATCACCTTGCAGGCCCGCGCGCTCGACAAGTTCATCAAGCGCGAGCGGCTGTTCGTGGTGCACGACAATGTCTTCTTCAACCAGAAGGGCGAGGTAATCTGTTCCGGCCGCGGCTGGACGATTCGGCCAATGTGA
- a CDS encoding amidohydrolase family protein: protein MPKLKLPDIEKVVAIDIHTHAEEPCGLHGDDGYDDFQERMAEYFKSPHKHPPTVPETAAYYRSKNIAAVIFPVDAERETGFRRYNNYEMLEVASDNLDVLIPFVSIDPHKGKLGVREAKKLMEEYGVRGFKFHPTMQGFYANDRMAYPLYEAINDGGAIALFHTGQTGVGSGMPGGMGMRLKYSNPMYMDDVAADFPDLKIILAHPSFPWQEEALSVATHKPNVYIDLSGWSPKYFPPILVRYINSILQDKMLFGSDWPVITPDRWLADFAKLDIREEIRPKVLKANARKILGI from the coding sequence ATGCCCAAGCTCAAGCTGCCCGATATCGAGAAAGTGGTCGCGATCGACATCCACACCCACGCCGAAGAGCCCTGCGGCCTGCATGGCGACGACGGCTATGACGACTTCCAGGAGCGCATGGCGGAATATTTCAAATCGCCGCACAAGCATCCGCCGACCGTGCCGGAAACCGCGGCCTATTACCGCTCCAAGAACATTGCGGCCGTGATCTTCCCGGTCGATGCCGAACGCGAGACCGGTTTCCGCCGCTACAACAATTACGAAATGCTGGAAGTGGCGTCCGACAATCTCGACGTCCTGATCCCCTTCGTCTCGATCGATCCGCACAAGGGCAAGCTCGGCGTGCGCGAGGCAAAGAAGCTGATGGAGGAATACGGCGTCCGCGGCTTCAAATTCCACCCGACCATGCAGGGTTTCTATGCCAACGACCGCATGGCCTATCCGCTCTATGAAGCGATCAATGACGGCGGCGCAATCGCGCTGTTTCATACCGGCCAAACCGGCGTCGGCTCGGGCATGCCCGGCGGCATGGGGATGCGGCTGAAATATTCCAACCCGATGTATATGGACGATGTCGCCGCGGATTTCCCCGACCTGAAGATTATCCTCGCGCATCCCTCCTTCCCCTGGCAGGAAGAGGCGCTATCGGTCGCAACCCACAAGCCGAACGTCTATATCGACCTCTCCGGCTGGTCGCCGAAATATTTTCCGCCGATCCTGGTGCGCTACATCAACTCGATTTTGCAGGACAAGATGCTGTTCGGCTCGGACTGGCCGGTGATCACGCCGGACCGCTGGCTGGCGGATTTTGCAAAACTCGACATCCGCGAGGAGATCCGGCCCAAAGTATTGAAGGCCAACGCGCGGAAGATTTTGGGTATATAA